Genomic DNA from Nyctibius grandis isolate bNycGra1 chromosome Z, bNycGra1.pri, whole genome shotgun sequence:
tatatactccTTTGAACATATTAACCTATCTCCTCAGAACACTTAAATTACTAAAACACAAAGCTTGTATTTCAGTAGTCAGAAAACTCAGACCAAAGCACCTcgaaaaatataaatttctgAGACTTACCTACAGCTGGATCTACTTTTGCTTTGCACTTGCTGATGTCATGTTCTGTGGATCCACACCGGTAACAGATTCCTGTACCCATGTCTTCACTTTCAAGTACTGCAGGACAATCAGCAACACCATGGCCAGGTTCTCTACAGTGGAAACATacctttaaaagtaaaaattaagttATATGTATTTTCATAGACAGTTCACGTAGGAAAACACAGCACTTACACGTGACATTACTAAAGAATGCAGTTACTCCTATTAACCTGATTATCACCCACAGCCAGTAGACTTTTACTAGATCGCTGTTTCTCTTGGCTGAAACCTTGAGGGCACTACTGGATACCCATTGCTAGCGTTGAGATTTGAGGTTACCCTAACAGAAAAAGACAGGATTCTGTGACTGGCACTCAAAGACCTGAAAACCCCAGTCTAATAAGGCCTTCTGGCTATTTAGAAGGCAAACATATTAAGGGATTTTCTTGTCAGGTTAAAACAGCTAGACAGAAGAGGCCTGTCACAAAATAACTGTCAGTGGTCTTCACCATTAAACCATACTATTATGAGTACTTTCCTCCTTCTACCAACATCACACCATATGGGGTATGCTCTCATCGACAAGTGAGTGCCCCGCGTGAATGAGGATTGTTGATTTTCACTACAGCACAGTTCCCCAAGATCTTTAAGTACTACTGCAGTAAGTACTTAGGTAAATAGAAGCCATGTTGCACCACTCCTGCAATTTACTCATTAAGAACTTGGGTATCTCAGCTTAATTAGTAGCAGACTCCTTTTACTGTGCTCCTGGATTACATTCAGCATAGGTTTATGCTGAATGCATAAGTTTGTGCTGAGGTAACTGCTTTTAGACAGTCTCCTTAGAGCCTGCTGGAGATCTCACTCCAATTCTCCAGCAGAAGACACTGCAGAAAGAGGccccaaagcagcaggaacatCGCACAATGAATTACATATAGAAACACACTGAATTAGTGTCATGCAGGAGACAAGGGGGTCTGTGATTTCATCAAAGGGCAGCAAGAACAACGTTCAACCAGAAGAGCCGTGCTAAAGGCTAACACTTCAGCCGCGGGCAGGCAAACACCCACGCCTCCAGGCGAGCACTCACCatagcatttttcttcatttcttgcctcttcagcctcctctcctcccgcCGCTTGTCCTTCTTCAAGGCCACCGccacctccctctccagctcAGCGCCCTCCGCCCCGGCCACCTCGCCGCTCCGCCTCAGGTACGCCGCGAACCCGTTAACGTCTTCGTTCGGgtaatcctttttctttttgttcttcttcttcctctgctccttcttCACGGCGAGGGGGCCCgagcggccccgccgccccccggggcCGCTCACCATCTCCTCCCAGGGGGTGGCGTCCAGCGCCCTCCCGCCGgcagcgccgcgccgcgcccaGCGGGTCATGCCGGCGGCCCGGGCGCCCCCCGAGCGGAGGCTCGCAGGTGAGCGGGGGGCCCGGACGCGCCCCGGGCCACACGAcgcagccccgctcccgcaGCGAGGCGCCTTCCGCGGGCACCGCCGGCCCTCACGCCCTTACCGGGCGCCCGCCCCGCGCTCCTTCACCCCCGCCCGGCCCCTCGCCCGcctcccggggcggcggcgctgccgggGCGGCTTGCGGGGACCCCGCGGCCCGTCCCGAGAGGGGCCCCGGCagccggcggggcgcgggcagcGGAGGGGCCCGGTCCGAAGCGGGGGCGGAGGGGGCCGCTCGCCCGAGTCCGCCGGCGCAGTAGAGACGGCCTCGC
This window encodes:
- the ZCCHC9 gene encoding zinc finger CCHC domain-containing protein 9, producing MTRWARRGAAGGRALDATPWEEMVSGPGGRRGRSGPLAVKKEQRKKKNKKKKDYPNEDVNGFAAYLRRSGEVAGAEGAELEREVAVALKKDKRREERRLKRQEMKKNAMVCFHCREPGHGVADCPAVLESEDMGTGICYRCGSTEHDISKCKAKVDPAVGAFPYAKCFICGEMGHLSRSCPGNPKGLYAEGGGCRLCGSVEHFRKDCPEKQNADQLTVGRWATGMSADYEEITGTPKLQKPKVKAPKVVTF